One Mucilaginibacter ginkgonis genomic region harbors:
- the mgtE gene encoding magnesium transporter, with the protein MEEMVEQIELLLEQDDKTQLQEYLNNLNISDVEQLIDEFPDNAALFIETLSLNRAVNVFRILDFPKQERIIAKLSGSKVSKLINELPPDDRTALFAELHGDAVKSLILHLSPKDRKEALALLGYPEDSVGRLMTPDYIAVKKGWRVQRVLDHIRKYGKNSETIDVIYVIDDKGILLDDIRIREILLVDPDTKISDLMDSRLIGLKVNDPQEEAINTFRMNNRVALPVTDNEDILLGIVTVDDILWIANEEYTEDIQKIGGTEALDEPYLDISLLRLVRKRVGWLIILFLSEMLTATAMGFFEGAIQKAVVLALFIPLIISSGGNSGSQASTLIIQAMALGEVTVRDWWRVMRREIISGLMLGGTLGIIGFLRIAIWTMFSNVYGPHWILVGLTVGIALIFIVLWGSLSGSMLPLLLKRVGLDPATSSAPFVATLVDVTGLIIYFTIAVAIMHI; encoded by the coding sequence ATGGAAGAAATGGTTGAGCAAATAGAACTTTTGCTGGAACAGGATGACAAAACGCAGCTGCAGGAGTATTTGAACAACCTCAATATATCTGATGTTGAACAACTGATAGATGAGTTTCCTGACAACGCCGCACTGTTCATAGAAACCCTTTCTTTAAACCGCGCTGTCAACGTTTTCCGTATCCTGGATTTTCCTAAGCAGGAGCGGATCATTGCCAAACTTTCCGGCTCAAAAGTTTCCAAGCTTATTAATGAGCTACCACCCGATGACCGTACCGCTCTGTTTGCAGAACTGCACGGTGACGCCGTTAAAAGCCTGATCCTGCACTTGTCGCCGAAGGACCGCAAAGAAGCCCTGGCGCTTTTAGGCTATCCCGAGGATAGCGTTGGCCGTTTGATGACGCCCGATTACATTGCTGTAAAAAAAGGATGGCGAGTGCAGCGCGTACTTGATCACATCCGCAAATACGGTAAGAACTCTGAGACCATCGACGTTATTTACGTGATAGATGACAAGGGCATTTTGCTGGACGATATCCGTATCCGCGAAATCTTATTGGTTGACCCTGATACAAAGATCTCCGACCTGATGGACAGCCGCCTGATAGGCCTGAAGGTAAACGACCCGCAGGAAGAAGCGATCAACACTTTCAGGATGAATAATCGTGTCGCCTTACCGGTTACAGACAATGAAGATATCCTGTTGGGTATAGTTACCGTTGATGATATCCTTTGGATAGCCAACGAGGAGTATACTGAGGACATTCAAAAGATAGGTGGTACCGAGGCGTTGGATGAACCCTATCTTGACATTAGCCTGCTGCGCCTGGTGCGTAAAAGGGTTGGTTGGTTGATCATTCTTTTCCTGAGCGAGATGCTTACAGCTACCGCAATGGGCTTTTTTGAAGGCGCTATTCAAAAGGCTGTTGTGCTGGCGCTATTTATCCCGCTGATCATTTCAAGCGGCGGCAACAGCGGCTCTCAGGCCTCCACATTGATCATACAAGCCATGGCTTTAGGAGAAGTCACCGTGCGCGACTGGTGGCGGGTAATGCGCCGCGAGATCATCTCCGGGTTGATGCTAGGCGGTACGTTGGGCATTATAGGCTTTTTGCGCATAGCCATATGGACCATGTTTAGCAACGTTTACGGTCCGCATTGGATATTGGTTGGGCTTACCGTGGGTATTGCGCTTATATTTATTGTATTGTGGGGATCGCTTTCCGGT